In the bacterium SCSIO 12741 genome, GAGGAGTATTTTGACTACTTCATTTTTGGTCACCGCCATTTGCCTCTGGATATTGAGGTGGGGCAGGGTAGCCGTTACATCAATTTAGGAGAATGGGTTTTCAATAACACCTATGCCGTGTTTGACGGAAAGGAGTTGAAATTGCTGAAATACGAAAAGTAGGCTTGCTTAGCTCATGGCTCTCAACTTGAGCAGTAAATCAATCAAACGGTTGGAATAACCAATTTCATTGTCGTACCATCCAACCAGCTTTACCATTCGACCAATAACCGAAGTCAGCAAAGAATCATAAACACAGGAGTAGGGGTTCCCCAGAATGTCAACTGATACGATTGGATCGGTCTCGTATTTCAATACTCCTTTCATCGGGCCATCAGCATAGCGCTTTATACAGGCGTTCAATTCTTCAACTGTGGTGTTCTTTTTGACAATAAAGCTGATATCTGAAAGAGATCCATTGGGAACAGGAACCCGAATTCCGCAACCTCCCACTTTTCCTTCCAATTGTGGAAGAATGCGGGTAATGGCTTTGGCCGCCCCAGTTGTGGTAGGTACTATTGACTGGGTTGCCGCTCGTGCCCGACGCAAATCCTTGTGTGGGGCATCATGAAGCCGTTGATCGGAAGTAAAACTATGAACGGTGGTCACGTAAGCCGATTCTATTCCGAATTCGTCTTCCAGTATCTTGAAGAGCGGGGCGATGTTGTTTGTGGTACAGGAAGCATTGGAAATTACATCCTCTTTACCGGTAAGGATAGATTCATTCACCCCTAAAACTACCGATGGTATATCCCGATCTTGAGCCGGGGCAGAGAGCAGTACTTGTTTGGCGCCAGCCCGCA is a window encoding:
- the gap gene encoding type I glyceraldehyde-3-phosphate dehydrogenase, which gives rise to MGTTRIAINGFGRIGRNFLRELFRRNAQQEIEVVAINDLAPSETLAHLLKYDSVHRSFPESLEVQEDQLIIQGKAIKILNEKSPANLPWKELEVDLVLESTGLFRTRELASQHLRAGAKQVLLSAPAQDRDIPSVVLGVNESILTGKEDVISNASCTTNNIAPLFKILEDEFGIESAYVTTVHSFTSDQRLHDAPHKDLRRARAATQSIVPTTTGAAKAITRILPQLEGKVGGCGIRVPVPNGSLSDISFIVKKNTTVEELNACIKRYADGPMKGVLKYETDPIVSVDILGNPYSCVYDSLLTSVIGRMVKLVGWYDNEIGYSNRLIDLLLKLRAMS